A genomic stretch from Malus domestica chromosome 15, GDT2T_hap1 includes:
- the LOC103425055 gene encoding uncharacterized protein isoform X1 yields the protein MHICSSLARTVHFVMAKTGRFTIYRSCTKQKEESKVHEEAAKYVVNTKNMEEAMRIFTEGLEPVVSSIQQSGDEVMMASVEEPEYSEPYYRRPRGPREIVSAPF from the exons ATGCATATATGCTCCTCCTTGGCAAGAACAGTTCACTTCGTGATGGCAAAAACGGGACGATTTACTATTTACCGCTCTTGTACTAAGCAGAAGGAAGAGAGTAAAGTACACGAG GAGGCAGCCAAGTATGTGGTGAATACAAAGAATATGGAAGAAGCAATGCGCATTTTCACAGAG gGTTTGGAGCCAGTGGTAAGTTCGATCCAGCAAAGTGGTGATGAAGTGATGATGGCTTCAGTTGAGGAGCCTGAGTACTCGGAACCTTATTACAGAAGACCACGAGGACCCAGGGAGATTGTCTCAGCACCTTTTTAG
- the LOC103425055 gene encoding uncharacterized protein isoform X2: MEAAPIRIDRKPSIETEPRTLGMEQIEFAREAAKYVVNTKNMEEAMRIFTEGLEPVVSSIQQSGDEVMMASVEEPEYSEPYYRRPRGPREIVSAPF, encoded by the exons ATGGAGGCTGCACCAATTCGGATTGATAGGAAACCATCCATAGAAACCGAGCCAAGAACGTTGGGAATGGAACAAATTGAATTTGCAAGG GAGGCAGCCAAGTATGTGGTGAATACAAAGAATATGGAAGAAGCAATGCGCATTTTCACAGAG gGTTTGGAGCCAGTGGTAAGTTCGATCCAGCAAAGTGGTGATGAAGTGATGATGGCTTCAGTTGAGGAGCCTGAGTACTCGGAACCTTATTACAGAAGACCACGAGGACCCAGGGAGATTGTCTCAGCACCTTTTTAG
- the LOC103401178 gene encoding uncharacterized protein codes for MRKLCPNIDKEDGLETVLEVPIPEEMFTSMGSNVHLRWQNMLTWMKAQTSDKWSAPVIAGRLNELRFLLYLVGSPLIPLQVQLGHSVHRPVRDSSIQASTAKYIVQQYTAATGGQPALNSVTSMCVTGEVKISASDFHQGDVSVEVKRSSAERGGFVLWQKDPDLWCLELVVSGCKVICGSNGKLSWRHSSNQQTAVSQGPPRPLRRFLQGLDPRATANLFADAMCIGEKIIHDDDCFILKLETSPAIREAQSGPNYEIIHHTIWGYFSQRSGLLVKFEDSRLLSMKNKGDDTDVFWETSTESVIQDYKYVDGINIAHSGRTRVKVFRYGEQSANHKREMEETWKIDEVDFNIWGLTMESFMPPAEMKQG; via the exons ATGAGGAAGCTTTGTCCAAATATTGATAAAGAAGATGGCCTCGAGACGGTTCTTGAGGTCCCCATACCAGAAGAGATGTTCACGAGTATGGGAAGCAACGTGCATTTGCGATGGCAGAACATGTTAACGTGGATGAAGGCTCAAACTTCCGACAAATGGTCTGCGCCGGTCATCGCCGGACGCTTAAACGAGCTGCGGTTCTTGCTTTACCTTGTTGGCTCTCCTCTCATCCCTCTTCAAGTTCAATTGGGACATTCCGTCCATCGTCCAGTTAGAGATTCTTCCATC CAAGCTTCCACAGCCAAATACATCGTGCAACAGTACACAGCAGCAACCGGAGGGCAACCAGCACTGAACTCAGTGACCAGCATGTGTGTGACCGGCGAGGTAAAGATCAGTGCATCGGATTTTCACCAAGGGGACGTGAGCGTTGAGGTGAAAAGGAGCTCAGCCGAGAGGGGTGGTTTCGTGCTGTGGCAAAAGGATCCGGACTTGTGGTGCTTAGAGCTTGTTGTGTCTGGCTGCAAGGTTATCTGTGGAAGCAATGGCAAGCTTTCATGGAGGCATTCCTCTAACCAACAAACAGCCGTCTCTCAAGGCCCACCTAGACCATTGCGCCGTTTTCTACag GGTTTAGACCCAAGGGCCACGGCCAATCTATTCGCAGATGCAATGTGCATCGGTGAGAAGATCATCCACGACGACGATTGCTTCATCCTCAAGCTAGAAACAAGTCCAGCAATTCGTGAGGCACAGAGTGGTCCAAACTATGAGATAATTCACCACACAATATGGGGATATTTTAGCCAGCGATCGGGTCTACTGGTGAAATTTGAGGACTCAAGGCTACTTAGCATGAAAAACAAAGGGGACGACACGGATGTGTTTTGGGAGACGAGCACCGAGTCGGTGATACAAGATTACAAGTACGTCGACGGCATCAACATTGCTCATAGTGGGAGGACTAGGGTTAAGGTGTTCAGATATGGTGAGCAATCTGCCAACCACAAGAGGGAGATGGAGGAAACGTGGAAGATTGATGAGGTGGATTTTAATATATGGGGTTTGACAATGGAGAGCTTTATGCCCCCCGCTGAAATGAAGCAAGGATAG